The Pseudomonas sp. TH06 genome contains the following window.
ACCTGTTCATGCATGTTGCCGTTTTTCAGGGGGTAGATTCTGCCGTCGGTGAAGATCAGCGATTCGCCGTCAGGCTCCGTGAGGGTGTTGGCTTTGCCTGTGAGGGTTGTGAGGTCGAGCTTGTGTTTGAGTGCATTCCAGACCGGGTTTTCGCATCCGCAATGCGTGCAGTTATGACCATTTCCATTTGATCCCATGATGCTTTCCTCAGGTTTTCGGTGGTTTGAGGCTTGAGGCACATGTGTGCGAAAGCAAGCGTAGCAGGCACTTTGATATCGGACGGTCAGTCGTCGGCAACACTCGTTTCAGCACGCATCCATGCTTGTCTCACACTGCAACAGCTGTCGCGAAATTGGACGCCGGCAAACAATGCAAACCGTAGTTCGGCACCGTGATCATTACGTAACTGATTGATTGATAAGCCTGTCGCCAAGCTGGCACGCTCCGTGTATTGCTCATCGCAGACGTTTCTCTTGCCTCCGTTCGCGGCCCGCCGCCGACGGCAGAAACCATAAAAACGATAAGCCACAACAATAAGAAAGCACCGTGCGAGGTTCGACGTTGATGAAGAGAAGACTCCGATCAGGCATGAGCGCCAGCCTGCTGGCCGTGGCCGCTTGCGTGGCCCTGCATTCGCCGCACAGCCTGGCTGCCCGCGATGCCCAGACCATCCTCAAAGAAACCTGTCAGGGCTGCCACACCCCCGAGGCCGATAACGCCCTGAGCCGCATCAGCCACCAGCGCAAGACACCGGAAGGCTGGTTGATGAGCATCGCCCGCATGCAAACCATGCACGGTTTGCAGATCAGTGATGACGACCGCCGCACCCTGGTCAAGTATCTGGCCGACACCCAAGGCCTGGCGCCGAGCGAAACCGGTGGTGTGCGTTACGCGCTGGAGCGGCGGTTGAACACTGTCGAGCAGTTCGATGAAAAAACCTCGCAGATGTGCGGGCGCTGCCACTCCGGTGCGCGGGTTGCGCTGCAACGACGTCCGGCGCAGGAGTGGGAGCGGCTGGTGAATTTCCACCTCGGCCAATGGCCGTCGCTGGAGTATCAGGCGTTGGCGCGGGATCGTGACTGGTTCGATATCGCCCGCAAGGACATGGTGCCACTGCTCGCCAAGCGTTATCCACTGGACAACCCGGCGTGGCAGCAGTGGCTGAAAAGCGCACCGAAAGCGCAAGCGCTGGTCGGCGACTGGAGCTTCAGCGGCCACTTGCCGGGCAAGGGCGAACTGGCCGGGATCATGAGCGTGACCGCCGATGGCAACGACACCTTCAAGGTCAGCGTCAAAGGCCAATACGCCGATGGCAGCCCATTCGATGGCGACGGCAGTGCAATCCTCTACAGCGGCTACGAATGGCGCGGCAACGTGACGGTCGATGGCGTGACCATGCGCCAGGTGTTTGCTGCGCAAGGCACGGCGATGCAGGGCCGGATGTTCGACGCCGAGCACGACGAGCGCGGTCTTGATTTTGTCGCAGCCAAACAAGGCTCGCAGCGTTTGCTGGCGGTGCAGCCGGGTTATCTGAAGGCCGGCAGCGAAACCGAAGTGACCCTGATCGGCAGCGGCCTCAGCGGCAAACCGGACTTCGGCAAAGGCGTGGAAGTTGTCGAAGTAGTCGAGCAGAACGCCGAGCGCATCAAGGTCAAAGTCAAAGCGGCGGCCAATGCCCAGCCGGGTCTGCGCGCCGTCAGCGTGGGCGCGCTGAAAGGCCCGAGCCTGTCGGTGTATAGCAGGATTGCTTCGGTCAAAGTGGTGCCCGAGTTCTCGGTGGCGCGGATCGGCGAGGGCGGTGGCTCGACGCCGAAAGTCCAGGGCCGTTTCGACGCCGAAGCCTGGGGCAAGGGCGCCGATGGCAAGCCCTATCGCATCGGCGTGTTCCCGGCGCAGTGGAAGATCGAAGCCTTCGACGAGCGCGCCAAAGAGGATGAAGACGTCAAATTCGCCGGCACCATGCAGGCCGACGCGGGCGTGTTCACGCCGGGTGATGCCGGGCCGAATCCGGCGCGCAAGATGTCCACCAACAATGCCGGCAATCTCAAGGTGATCGCCGCCATCGACGACGCAGGGCGAGCCCTTACCGGCGAAGGCCATCTGATCGTCACCGTGCAACGCTGGAACAATCCACCCATTCCTTGAGTTGTCTTGAACTGCATCGCTTCAGACACTTTTCGGAATGACCGCAAGTCCCGCCAGGCGGGGCCTGCACAGGAGGTTTGCAATGGGCGCTATCTTGAATCTGGTCGAACGTAACCTGCACGAAGTGCACGTCGATGCCGACCGCATGCTGTTTCATATCCCGAGCAGCTCGCTGTTCGCCAGCGATGAGTTGACCGGCACCATCATCGATACGTTGCGCGGCCATGGCTGCTCCTCGGAAGACCTGATCGAACGCCTCGCAGCACGCTTCAACGGCGAGGAAATCAACGAGACCCTGCGCGAGCTGATCTCGCTGGAACTGGTCAGCGACGGCTCGCCGCTGACCCCGGACATCGCGGTCAAACGCGTCGAACGCACGGCGATCAACACCGTGGTG
Protein-coding sequences here:
- the peaA gene encoding quinohemoprotein amine dehydrogenase subunit alpha, whose product is MKRRLRSGMSASLLAVAACVALHSPHSLAARDAQTILKETCQGCHTPEADNALSRISHQRKTPEGWLMSIARMQTMHGLQISDDDRRTLVKYLADTQGLAPSETGGVRYALERRLNTVEQFDEKTSQMCGRCHSGARVALQRRPAQEWERLVNFHLGQWPSLEYQALARDRDWFDIARKDMVPLLAKRYPLDNPAWQQWLKSAPKAQALVGDWSFSGHLPGKGELAGIMSVTADGNDTFKVSVKGQYADGSPFDGDGSAILYSGYEWRGNVTVDGVTMRQVFAAQGTAMQGRMFDAEHDERGLDFVAAKQGSQRLLAVQPGYLKAGSETEVTLIGSGLSGKPDFGKGVEVVEVVEQNAERIKVKVKAAANAQPGLRAVSVGALKGPSLSVYSRIASVKVVPEFSVARIGEGGGSTPKVQGRFDAEAWGKGADGKPYRIGVFPAQWKIEAFDERAKEDEDVKFAGTMQADAGVFTPGDAGPNPARKMSTNNAGNLKVIAAIDDAGRALTGEGHLIVTVQRWNNPPIP